In Elgaria multicarinata webbii isolate HBS135686 ecotype San Diego chromosome 15, rElgMul1.1.pri, whole genome shotgun sequence, one genomic interval encodes:
- the LONRF3 gene encoding LON peptidase N-terminal domain and RING finger protein 3, whose protein sequence is MERVRPSPGTRRGRRSDRGSSEGCGLQLAAPRRRRRLRALQPAMGSPQPELALSSGAEAVPTRGWPALASSADAATRPAARPWAAWLAPGPPLAEALQLVRLASGHSRAAPALRAEQLGELVDGLARSFRGGRAGAGAAAREAPFSCRKCQGFLYEPVSLLCGHTFCKTCLERDRARRAAGCGLCPAAAGEGPGAQPRLRVNVVLSHLLAKWFPGQVAASRLRHEGNRLYEERKLQAALRKYDEAVRLAPNDHLLYSNRSQINSTLKCCEEALNDAETACRLQPYWLKGHLRKGQALANLGKTEEALHEFLFCLALDGGNKTANSEAQRLLRNLFSCIPGDAQENLPGILQLLSRHSRLKGNPLSSLGSGGAGHGLRSSPKANADKEMSFALHEGQTTTDCSSLRKPIQVTESQKGDLDASAAAGTALLISQQCTHLKKKRCSEEVPSASRPSKIMKRDASDAKGSGTGNCVLFDSVDPSDLECSLCLRLFYEPVTTPCGHTFCLKCLERCLDHNPKCPLCKEELSECLATRKHRQTALMEDLIARYLPAELTERRKLYEEEMVELSNLNKNVPIFVCTMAYPTVPCPLHIFEPCYRLMIRRCMETGTRQFGMCMGDPVKGFADYGCILEIRNVEFFADGRSVVDSVGKRRFKVTQHRQRDGYNTADIEYIEDQAVQGEDYAGLTALHHSVYDQASVWFGSLKPALQSRILSHFGPMPAKDSNPQQTSPNGPAWGWWILAVLPLESRAQLPFLAMTSLRDRLNGIKRIFAFMSRARSR, encoded by the exons ATGGAGCGCGTGCGGCCGTCGCCCGGGACCAGACGGGGCAGACGCAGCGACCGCGGCAGCAGCGAGGGCTGCGGGCTCCAGCTCGCcgcgccccgccgccgccgccgcctgcgcgCCCTTCAGCCGGCCATGGGCTCCCCACAGCCGGAGCTGGCGCTGAGCTCGGGCGCCGAGGCCGTCCCCACGCGCGGCTGGCCGGCGCTCGCCTCCTCGGCAGACGCCGCGACGCGCCCGGCCGCGCGCCCATGGGCCGCGTGGCTGGCGCCCGGGCCACCGCTGGCCGAAGCCCTGCAGCTCGTGCGGCTGGCCTCGGGCCACTCGCGGGCGGCGCCGGCGCTGCGGGCGGAGCAGCTGGGCGAGCTAGTGGACGGGCTAGCGCGCAGCTTCCGCGGCGGCAGAGCAGGCGCCGGGGCAGCGGCCCGGGAGGCGCCCTTCAGCTGCCGCAAGTGCCAGGGCTTCCTCTACGAGCCCGTCTCGCTGCTCTGCGGGCACACTTTCTGCAAGACGTGCCTGGAGAGGGACCGGGCGCGCCGAGCGGCCGGCTGCGGCCTCTGCCCGGCGGCGGCAGGCGAGGGACCGGGCGCGCAGCCCCGGCTCCGGGTCAACGTGGTCCTCAGCCACCTGTTGGCCAAGTGGTTTCCCGGGCAAGTGGCGGCGTCTCGGCTCCGGCACGAAGGCAACCGCTTGTATGAGGAGAGGAAGCTGCAGGCTGCCCTTCGGAAGTACGACGAGGCCGTCCGCTTAG CTCCCAATGATCATTTGTTATATAGCAACCGGTCCCAGATTAATTCCACCTTGAAATGTTGCGAAGAAGCGTTGAATGATGCGGAGACGGCCTGTAGGCTCCAGCCGTACTGGCTGAAG GGCCACTTGCGGAAGGGCCAAGCCCTGGCTAACCTTGGAAAGACAGAAGAAGCTTTACACGAGTTTTTATTCTGCCTTGCTTTGGATGGTGGGAATAAAACAGCCAATTCAGAGGCTCAAAGG CTTCTACGTAATTTATTTTCGTGTATCCCGGGGGACGCTCAGGAGAACTTGCCCGGTATCCTGCAGCTGTTGTCCCGTCACTCTAGATTAAAAGGGAACCCTTTAAGTTCATTGGGATCTGGAGGCGCCGGCCACGGCCTACGAAGCTCGCCCAAG GCAAATGCGGACAAGGAGATGAGTTTTGCTCTCCACGAAGGACAGACAACGACAGACTGCAGCAGCTTGAGAAAACCCATCCAGGTGACGGAGAGCCAGAAAGGGGACCTGGACGCCTCTGCAGCAGCAGGGACTGCCCTCCTGATTTCTCAGCAGTGCACACATCTAAAGAAAAAGCGCTGCTCAGAAGAGGTCCCGAGTGCCAGCCGACCGAGCAAAATCATGAAAAGGG ATGCAAGTGATGCTAAAGGCTCTGGTACTGGAAACTGTGTTCTCTTTGACTCCGTGGACCCATCTGACCTGGAGTGCTCTTTGTGCTTGAG ACTCTTCTATGAACCTGTCACCACCCCTTGCGGACACACGTTCTGCCTGAAATGCCTCGAAAGGTGCCTGGATCACAACCCAAAGTGCCCCCTGTGCAAGGAGGAGCTCTCGGAG tgcctgGCAACAAGGAAGCACCGTCAGACGGCGCTGATGGAGGACCTGATCGCGAGGTACCTTCCTGCAGAGCTGACAGAGAGGAGGAAGCTTTACGAAGAGGAAATGGTGGAACTTTCCAA CTTGAATAAGAACGTCCCCATCTTCGTCTGCACGATGGCCTACCCCACTGTGCCCTGCCCACTGCACATCTTTGAGCCTTGCTACCGGCTGATGATCCGCAGATGCATGGAGACCGGCACCAGGCAGTTTGGGATGTGCATGGGGGACCCTGTTAAAGG ATTTGCAGACTACGGCTGCATCCTGGAGATCAGAAACGTGGAGTTCTTTGCCGATGGACGATCTGTGGTGGACAGTGTTGGCAAGAGGAGGTTCAAGGTGACCCAGCATCGCCAGCGGGATGGATACAACACGGCAGATATTGAGTACATAGAAGATCAAGCG GTCCAAGGAGAAGACTACGCCGGGCTGACGGCTCTCCACCATTCTGTGTACGATCAGGCCTCCGTGTGGTTCGGTTCTCTCAAGCCGGCGCTCCAGAGCCGCATCCTCAGTCACTTTGGCCCAATGCCTGCTAAGGACTCCAACCCGCAG CAGACCAGCCCTAATGGCCCAGCCTGGGGGTGGTGGATCCTGGCCGTCCTACCTCTGGAGAGCAGAGCCCAGCTCCCGTTCCTTGCCATGACGTCCCTGAGAGACCGGCTCAACGGCATCAAGCGCATCTTTGCCTTCATGTCCCGTGCACGGTCACGGTGA